The proteins below come from a single Gossypium raimondii isolate GPD5lz chromosome 2, ASM2569854v1, whole genome shotgun sequence genomic window:
- the LOC105787820 gene encoding cytosolic sulfotransferase 16 has product METSKFFPIVETQDEGYQKTFKNCAELVPTLPRSKGWWLDELFQYQGFWMSSFPIRGSMLINDHFKPRPTDIIVATSPKCGTTWLRALVFSIINRAAFDFNDHPLRKLNPQELVLLFEGHIHKDGSTSFLDELPSPRLLSTHIPYSLFPKRMTDDTSACRFVYICRDPKDVLVSKWHFSNKLRPKEVPPLSLEEAFDLFCKGVSHYGPFWDHVLGYWKASVESPKKVLFLTYEDVKKEPLGCVRKVAEFLGVPFSQEEENRKTVEEIVKLCSFESLSNLDVNKSVAKRSERPVSNSDFFRKGEVGDWVNHLSPEMVEKMNQITEQKLQGIGFNFH; this is encoded by the coding sequence ATGGagacttcaaaattttttccgATCGTAGAGACACAAGATGAAGGTTACCAAAAGACATTCAAAAACTGCGCTGAACTGGTGCCAACTCTCCCTCGAAGCAAAGGCTGGTGGTTAGACGAGCTTTTCCAATACCAAGGCTTCTGGATGTCTAGTTTTCCCATCAGAGGAAGCATGTTGATCAATGACCACTTCAAGCCTCGACCCACTGACATCATCGTCGCAACTTCCCCTAAATGCGGCACCACCTGGCTCAGAGCCCTTGTTTTCTCCATTATCAACAGAGCTGCCTTTGATTTCAACGACCATCCTTTACGCAAACTAAACCCTCAAGAGTTGGTCCTCTTATTTGAAGGACATATTCATAAAGATGGGTCAACTTCCTTCCTTGATGAGCTTCCTTCGCCTCGCCTTCTTTCAACTCACATTCCTTACTCTTTGTTCCCAAAACGCATGACCGATGATACCTCAGCTTGCCGTTTTGTTTACATCTGCCGAGACCCCAAAGATGTTTTGGTCTCAAAGTGGCATTTCTCCAACAAGTTGAGACCCAAAGAAGTACCACCACTTTCACTAGAGGAAGCCTTTGACTTGTTTTGTAAAGGGGTTTCGCACTATGGACCGTTTTGGGATCACGTTTTGGGGTATTGGAAAGCTAGTGTGGAGTCACCGAAGAAGGTGTTGTTCTTGACATATGAAGATGTGAAGAAGGAGCCTTTGGGGTGTGTGAGGAAAGTTGCAGAGTTCTTGGGAGTACCCTTTTCACAAGAGGAAGAAAACAGAAAGACTGTGGAAGAAATAGTGAAGTTGTGTAGTTTCGAGAGCTTGAGCAATCTAGATGTGAATAAAAGTGTTGCCAAACGTTCCGAACGTCCTGTTAGCAACTCTGATTTCTTCAGGAAAGGTGAAGTAGGAGATTGGGTTAACCACTTGTCACCTGAAATGGTtgaaaaaatgaatcaaattacaGAACAAAAGCTTCAAGGTATTGGATTCAACTTTCATTGA